tcaagaatattttggtcatttttttaggtttcagagatattttggtaattttttaggttttgggggtatttctatcattttttagatttcaggggtattttggtcatatttaggtcttgagggtattttggccattttttaagtttcagggTATTTCggacattttttaggtttctgggggtatttcaaacattttttaaatttcaggggtattttggtaattttcagtaattttgagcatatttggtctttttttagatttagggatattttggtaattttaaaggatttttaggagtacttagtcattttcaagttttagtggcattttggtaattttgattattggataattgggtgggttggggtttacccataataattggtttgggttgggtttgggtcaagagtaattagttaaatgagCAATAAATGGGTAAATGGGTTTTAtgtacccaacccaattatgtcaaccccaaacccacccatttgatACCCCTAAtttcaaaatagaaaatgttCAATTGATAATGATGTTCAATTCTAAAATCAACTTGCTgatggccaaaaaaaaaaaaaaaaaaaatctttaggtGAAACCAGGTAATGTCCTACTGTCATGGGCATTGCAGTACTTGGAAGAATATTATGCAGCAGTGGATTTGGTTCAGACTCCCTTGGCTCTAGCGACACAAGTTTTATCATGGATACCTCCAGCTACTCCTAGTTTCAAAATAAATGTGGATGGGGAGACATTCTCGGAGCAAGGAATAGTGGGGATAGTGGTGGTTGTTAGGGATGCTTAAGGTCAAGTCGCTGCAACATTGAGCAAGAAAGTTTTAGCCCCACTAGGAGCGCTCGATACAAAAGCAAAGGCCTTGGAAGTTGGAGTGCAATTTGCTAAGGACATTGACATCCAAGATTTTATCCTAGAGAGTGACTCTCTTGTTCTGTACCGTGCTATCACTGGATTGGCTCAGCCTCCCTCCTTTATAGACTCGATGGTATTAGGAATACAAATGCTATGTAGAGAATTCTGGTAGGTTTCCTTCTCCCATGTACGCTGACAAGGTAATAGACCGGCTCACCTTTTAGTAAAACATGGATACCTCCAGTTGCTCctagtttcaaaaataaatgtggatGAGGCAACATTCTCGGAGCAAGGAGCAGTGGGGATAGCGGTGGTTGTTAGGGATGCTTAAGGTCGAGTCGTTGCAGCATTGAGCAAGAAAGTTTTAGCCCTACTAGGAGCGCTCGATACAAAAGTAAAGGCCTTGGAAGTTGGAGTGCAATTTGCTAAGGACATTGGCATCCAAGATTTTATCCTAGAGAGTGACTCTCTTGTTCTGTATCGTGCTATCACTAGATTGGCTCAACCTCCCTCCTTTGTAGACTTGGTGGTATTAGGAATACAAATGCTATGTAGAGAATTCCGGTAGGTTTCCTTCTCCCATGTACGCCGACAGGGTAATAGACCGGCTCACCTTTTAGTAAAACATGCCAAGGGCATTGTTGACTTCTCCACTTGGATAAAGGAGAATCCTTATTTCTTAGAACAAGCTCTTCTCCATAATGTACTTTCTAATGTtatgaattaataatatttgtgatctttcaataaataaataaataaataaaaaccctgAAAGTGTCATACAAAACACGGTTATAATacataagtattttttttttctttatcaaatattttttttaggggatctatttttgttttgttaataaaaatggattttagttttttttttttctttttatttgaaaagagCTACTGGCCACAAATAGGtggttattttaaaattttggattttttagaccaaatatcaattttataatatatgaaattttctatcaaaaagaaaaaaaaaaatagaatacatgaaatttttttaactagaacttttaaatattaaatattaatatataataattactatttgtatttttccttCCAATAATCCCAAAAAGGGGATGGCCCTCTGTTCCCTTATCCCATTCAACCCGATTCCAAGGGATATCGATCTACCTCAACTTCCTCAAGTAAATCACCAATTGCTTTGGCCACATCAAAACTCATGCTCTTACATTCTTAATAGAGATGTTGGAAACTTCAATCCAAAACTGAACTTTATCAAAACTCACATCAGGGACCCTTACCATATATCACCCAATTTGTTTTTAAGGTTCTATGCCAGATGTACGTACAGTGGCTTTCATGGCTtcagaaaaacaagaaaagtgTGTACATCAGAACGTTGCAGAAAAGAATGTAAACAAAATGGTTAAAGGTAGGTAGAGACAGACTGAGAAACATTAGGGAATTGAGACCCCACATAGAACGGAGATAAGGTTCAACGAAaaggattctcaaaaaaaaaaaaggttcaacgAAAAGACATCTTGATAGTAGATATAGGGGACAAAACTGACACTATAACAAACTGAAGAAAAAACCTCTTAACGGTATACGTAAAAATCTACATGGGAGTTTGCAAGTCCAATCCACATCTACTTAGATAAAGACTCCTAAAGCAACATTTCATTGAGCAAAGGGAAATCCTTAATTCGGATTACACTGAGTTTttgaagaccaaaaaaaaagcctggggtttattttatatatataaataaatatggcttatagtttttatttatttaatttaagagAGGGTGTGCCTCctgaaatcaaagaagaaaagaaaaatacagtGACAGCACAGCCAAGGATGCAGCATCATAAAAGAAATAGTGAGTAGAGTCAACTCGGTGTTGGCTCCGGCAAGAAAAAACGAGCTATTTATTTAGCCATGGGACATACACTAAGGAACATGAATTTGCAGTTCTCTCTCAGAAAAACTTTTATTGGTGCTTCAACTAAAACAATGAGTGAAGACCTCAGGTAAgtttacataaattttttattatatttgagaGTATCTCAAGTTAGGCATAAAGTTGAGAGAACATCCTACTTAATTTTAGGACTTTTacatgtttatattttatttacaatataaacttatattgtATACTTTTTGCAAATATGTACGATATTTGTCACTTTTTATGTctataatataagtttatattgcAAGTTCAATgtgaatataaaaattaatttagagtTTGTCCcatgatttttttcttcaagaaaaatgttCTTTCACGTaaattgtgtttgtgttttcttATCCTTGGGTGTGCAATTGATATCTTCATTTAGTGATTTTGGTGATAACATTTTTGGAGATCGATTAAAATTATCagttgattttcttaattcacaGATTAGGATCTGACTAAGAAACCACTCAATCGTAACCTTTAAATCTGGGAATAACTTCTTGAACGAATTTTTTGTTGATAGATTGAATTTCAGCTCGATCCAATTGCttagtgaaaagaaaaagagatggtATTCCTCATGAGGATCAATGGCATAATTGTCCTATACAAATTCTCTTAAGAATGGATAAGAAGGCAAATTATAGctcccattaattttttttttttttaaatactaagtatttttaaaatatacacaagaagagaggaaaaagttttttaaattcCCCTATGTGGTTGCagtttgaaaatttgaaccGTACAGTTTTCCTAACATATATAGTACATATAGGAATAATGAAGTCGGATATAATAGGCctttaattatgatttttaaccctgtaaaaaatacaaagtattATTCACGTTTTGGACACCATTATGTTACTGTATCTGTCCCTAATTAAGCATTACAATCACATCAGTACCCGTAACCAAACTCATTAATAAGTTTACAagctacaataattttattagttgaaAGCATGTGAGCTATGAACCACAATAGAAGGcttaaaatgataatttgagGGACTGAGTTGCAATGATAAAAATTGTTGTCGATTGATGGATTgggtgaaaaaaatatttaacaatattttatgttagttttccttcttctttttttagctgaattaggattttttttttctttttcctaatttaaaatgtttttctcacctcaaaaaatttaaaatgttttccTTTCTCTGGTAGAAGTGTATGACTTTTTCTAGGAGTAGGAAAAAATCTGTTCCCATAAATACTTTTTAGAAGGAGGTGATGATTAATTGATTATTAAGgtgttattaataaaatttcttcctataGAGAGagattgccaaaaaaaaagaaatcatgaGCTATGGGGTACCCTTAGTGGCTTCGCTACTGCTTATAGCTAACCCAAAGTCCATTTTGAACCAGACAAGCCGTAAAGGGCTTTCAACTTCAGAGAGATAACATCATAGCCATGAAGATGAGTTCCACTATCAAAAACAAATGGAGGTTCTGTACATTTGCAAGTTTCATAAGTTGCATTATTCTGTTATCCGTTCTGAATCAAGGACATGACAGTGAAAAGCTATCCCATGTTCAAAACATAACATTATCAACAACATCATCTAATGACTCGGCTCACCAGCCAGCAGCAAGCGCGCAGATTTTAAAACCATCAAACATTGGAGAACATGAAAAAGAGACAAATGAGAAAGAACATGGCAGCAACTTGTCTCATCATCCAACAGCAAGCATGAAATTTTCGGAGGAACCATCAAACACTCGAGAACATGAAAAAGGGTCAAATGAAGAAGAACATATCTGCAACATCTTTGATGGAAAGTGGACTTATAATCCGACAGCAAGTCCTTTGTATAATTGGTCACAGTGTCCATTTCTTAGTGATCAAGTCAGTTGCCAAAGGAATGGAAGGGCAGATTTTGAATACGAAAGTTGGAGTTGGGAAGCTAAGGGGTGTGAGATTCCTAGGTAAGTTAAAAGCTTGCCAACtttaactttgtttttatttcaattaatgCAAGTTCATCCATTGTTGTTTGTTGACAAGGTTGGTTTTTAAGGTTTAATGGTACAGACTTGTTAGAGAGACTTAGAGGGAAGAGAGTGATATTAGCTGGAGACTCACTCAACAGAAACCAGTGGGAATCTCTTGCTTGCCTTATTTACTCTGCTATTCCTATTCCTTCTTCACAAGCCTATATTAATGTGAAAAGTAATGCCAACAAGGTTCTTAGAGCAAAGGTAAAATGACTGTTTCACCATATACTCTCTCTTCTACGTATTTCTGTACCTGTTCATACATAGTGACAGCTAAAATCCTTAACAAGATGAATAATCTGCAATGTAACAGGACTATAATTGTTCGGTGGAGTTCTACTGGAGCCCCTTTCTAACACAAGTGAAAGAAAATCGTGGTAGTAAAATTATGAGGTTAGACCGACTTTCAGCCGCACAGAATTGGCATGGTGCTCATATTATGGTATTTAACACCGGTCACTGGTGGGAACACcctttgaaaatcaaaaagtaagctttttttgtgttgtgtgaATTATTATGAGAGGCTCATAAACTTGCACTATAAAAACATGGGAAAAAGATTGTGCGGTTATATCCTAATTGGAGTGACATTTGCAGGTTGGACTTCTTTCAGTATAGAAAaaaggtggtggaggtggataAAATGGAGACTGAATTAGCATTTGAGATGGCCATGAAGACTTGGGCTCGCTGGATTGATAAGAATGTGGACATGAACAATACCAAGGTCTTTTTTCGAAGCATATCACCAGAACACAAAGGGAAGCAGTGGTGTTACAATGAAACCAAACCCATCATGGATGAGTCCTATGAAGTAAAATTTCCAAAGTCAATGGTAGAGATTATTGAGAGAACAATTGGTAACATGAGAAAACCAGTGAGGTACTTGAACATCACAAAGCTATCTCAGTATCGTAGAGATGCACATCCATCAGTTTACAAATCAAAGAAAGGAACGCTATTGACACCAGAACAAACTGGGTTTCATGCCGATTGTAGCCATTGGTGTTTGCCTGGATTGCCAGATACATGGAACAGGCTACTGTTTGCATCTATGGTCTTAGACAACTCCAAAGAAACTTCTAGTTCTTAATATgtattgtttgattttgaattttttgtatgAAAAAATGATTCCCATTGTAGAAAATTTGAAACTGCCAAAGAATTTCTAAGGCGGggtattttattatatttggagTGAATCTCAAGTTAAACATAAACTTGCAAgtatttgtaattaattttataataataaattatagtaTTTGTATTCGTTTTAGTAGAACCTCATGAGAATTAATGGCATTAATGTCCTATCCAATTCTCATAAGAATGGATAAGAAGGCAAATTAAAGCTCCCATTATTAAATTCCCCTAATGTGATTGCAGTTGGAAAAATTGAACCTATATATAGGTCACAATTTTCATATGTTTAATTTAAAGGGATTCATGTCAAAGCAAGTGACACGTTTTAACATCATTAATAAATGGGTCAATTGCGGGTAATTAACACGAAATGGCTTAATTCGCATAATTACATATCATTTTTATCTAACATAAATTTGAACTCTAAAAAGAATTGAgtaattaaaagaattttaatgattatattgataaattcttcattgaAACTAAAAGTCCTAACCCTTTTACCGAaaacaaaggggaaaaaaacttaGATTGTATATTAAAAGGGTTAAAATAGGTTATGTCATGTTAGTCAGCTTAATAAATGAGTAGTCTTAAGGTTGAGGGGTTTTGATTCGATTATAAAATGAGTCGAGTTAGGGTTAAGCTATATAGTCTAATACCCATTCATCAACATGACACGAACATGACCTATTAACACAAGTAATTGCCCCTACATATAAGGATGATGAAGTCATATACAATAGGCCTCTATGATTTTtacccaataaaaaataaaatgtattattGTAAAAGCGGAAGCTTTAATACCAATTTGTTGAGAATAGTGGAAGCGCATAAATATCTATTTGTTTTGTGtattcaaataacaaaacaatcacatggaacacaaaaatttacatGATTTAGCTTTTGACCACTCTCACAAATACATCCAAAAGAGCCTTCAATCACTAGAAGCACATGActaaagaaaacctaaatttcTCTCAAAACAAAGCACAGCTTAGAACTCTAAAATAATATGCGGCTGCCTTTAATCACTAATAAATCAATTGCTGcataacaaatatatttatacaaaGTATAAGTTGGCTAGGGTATATTATGTGAGAGAATATCACAAAGTCCCCTATAcaagtcctaatataactacGACTTGGTTTACAAATTCTTCCAAGACAAGGACTATGCACTATCACGTGCACTATTCAAGCCACCAATCATACCacgtattatttatgttttggaCACAATTATGTTACTGCATTTGTTCCTAATTAAGCATTATGTTAGTATCTTGTAGAACTTAGGTTTGGGGAAGGGTTGTAGCTATTCTGTGTTAGAGATTCTTCTTTTACCTGCATCAGTTGGTACCTGATGCATCAGAGATATCTTTATTTCTATGGGGTACCCTTACAGTGAGAGAGATTACAAAAACTTCATGGGCTATGTGGTCccccttagagagagagattacaaAAACATAATGGGTTATGGGGTCCCTTAGTGGCTCCGCCACTGCTTCTAGCTAACCTAAAGTCCATTCTGAACCAGACAAACCATCACGTGCCTTCAACATAAAGAGAAATAACCCTGCCTTCAACTTATGAGAAATAGCATCATAGCCATGAAGATAAGTTCCACTATCACTGACAAATGGAGGTTCTGTATATTTGCAAGTTTCCTAAGCTGCATTACTCTGCTAGTTTGTTTGAATCAGGGCCATGACAGTGAAAAACTATCCGGTGTTCAAGACATTACATTATCAGCAACAACATCTTCCAATGACTCGGCTCAGCATCCAGCAGCAAGCATGCAGCATTTGGAACCATCAAACGTTGGAGAACATGAAAAAGAGGCAAATGAGGAAGAACATGGCGGCAACTTGGCTCAGCAGCCAGCAGCAAACATTCAGTTTTGGGAACCATCAAACGTTGGAGAACATGAAAAAGTGACAAATGAGGAAGAACATAGCGGCCACTTGGCTCAGCAGCCAGCAGTAAGCATTCAATTTTTGGAACCATCATATGTTGGAGAACATGACAAAGAGACAAATGAGGTCCACAGCGGCAACTTGGCTCAGCAGCCAACAGCAAGCATTCAGTTTTTGGAACCATCATATGTTGGAGAACATGAGAAAGAGATAAATGAGGAAGACCACAGTGGCAACTTGGCTCAGCAGCCAGCAGCAAGCATTCAGTTTTTGGAAAAATCAAACGTTGGAGAACAtgaaaaagagataaataaGGAAGACCATAGCGGCAACTCAGCTCAGCAGCCAGCAGCAAGCATTCAGTTTTTGGAACCATCACATGTTGGAGAACATGTAAAAGAGATAAATAAGGAAGAACATA
This DNA window, taken from Quercus robur chromosome 2, dhQueRobu3.1, whole genome shotgun sequence, encodes the following:
- the LOC126701791 gene encoding protein trichome birefringence-like 42; protein product: MKMSSTIKNKWRFCTFASFISCIILLSVLNQGHDSEKLSHVQNITLSTTSSNDSAHQPAASAQILKPSNIGEHEKETNEKEHGSNLSHHPTASMKFSEEPSNTREHEKGSNEEEHICNIFDGKWTYNPTASPLYNWSQCPFLSDQVSCQRNGRADFEYESWSWEAKGCEIPRFNGTDLLERLRGKRVILAGDSLNRNQWESLACLIYSAIPIPSSQAYINVKSNANKVLRAKDYNCSVEFYWSPFLTQVKENRGSKIMRLDRLSAAQNWHGAHIMVFNTGHWWEHPLKIKKLDFFQYRKKVVEVDKMETELAFEMAMKTWARWIDKNVDMNNTKVFFRSISPEHKGKQWCYNETKPIMDESYEVKFPKSMVEIIERTIGNMRKPVRYLNITKLSQYRRDAHPSVYKSKKGTLLTPEQTGFHADCSHWCLPGLPDTWNRLLFASMVLDNSKETSSS